From a single Desulfonatronovibrio hydrogenovorans DSM 9292 genomic region:
- a CDS encoding GAF domain-containing hybrid sensor histidine kinase/response regulator: MTATYLLIRNKDLEGRLRRSLTKFPSGGEIRCLDQESDLENLTLNEELIVLMVEIPYPGPGYEGIRNWVDTASRERGIAVLAISQSGSALGTEVKEALPVDGVMDTHWDEAMLQVQLEYLFKICELRAMNLNLGTQLKERVAKLSGLEQDLRRTNWNLEALNRCGEVIIKAGNEDNMLQGVCDILASSLNSCLVMVGYAEMDDQSSISIRAASGDKKGMTQTMKLTWDASSLGMGPTGTAIRTGETVYIQEPEKDPSLDPWKELIRKNHIRYILSFPISYSGVGFGALTIYGGVKTEFTPQEVEHLERVARNMGYGIWFLRSRQKRKLAERQLQKANSAKDRFLEAMSHELRTPLNGIMSVLQTMLEARLNDPEKELVSIALDSSRQLLMSINKILELSGLQKGMYKVHSQPFDLEVEMNKIKDVFDPMARNKGLDLDFEVASDIPAKLSGDMGIVRQILWNLLENAIKFTPDGKVLFRVSSLPRQGDDDQRMNAVRILFEVKDSGPGIPLDKKDDIFEPFVKSDDVQFKRQLGSGIGLSVCRQLAQTLGAELGVESRPGQGSRFFLGVDFAVSEPLFKQAKHRLECRSEPGPKPIMVVEDEKINRMLIERMLKSRGFDVLTATDGQEALELMNSNPDISLVLMDIMVPKHDGFELTAMIRQGRFSGLRDVPIIAVTALADHDSRQKCFEAGMNAYLSKPIENTELMGMVHRYIDPCNDLLDG; the protein is encoded by the coding sequence ATGACAGCGACGTATCTCTTGATCAGGAACAAGGACCTTGAAGGCCGGCTCAGAAGATCTCTGACGAAGTTTCCCTCTGGGGGCGAGATCCGTTGTCTGGATCAGGAGTCGGATCTTGAGAACCTGACTCTCAATGAGGAGCTGATTGTCCTGATGGTGGAAATCCCTTATCCCGGACCGGGCTATGAAGGGATCCGGAACTGGGTTGATACTGCATCAAGAGAAAGGGGAATAGCTGTCCTGGCTATTTCACAATCCGGATCGGCTCTGGGTACTGAGGTTAAGGAAGCTTTGCCGGTTGACGGAGTTATGGATACTCATTGGGATGAGGCCATGCTTCAAGTTCAGCTGGAATATCTGTTTAAGATTTGCGAGCTCCGAGCCATGAATCTTAACCTTGGAACCCAGCTTAAAGAGCGGGTTGCAAAGCTGTCAGGTCTTGAACAGGATCTGCGCCGGACCAACTGGAACCTGGAAGCCCTGAACCGGTGCGGAGAAGTGATCATAAAAGCCGGCAACGAAGATAATATGCTTCAGGGAGTCTGCGATATCCTGGCCTCAAGTCTGAATTCCTGTCTGGTCATGGTTGGGTATGCTGAAATGGATGACCAGAGCAGTATCAGCATCAGAGCCGCAAGTGGTGACAAAAAAGGCATGACCCAAACCATGAAACTCACCTGGGACGCCAGCTCACTGGGAATGGGGCCTACAGGTACGGCCATCCGTACTGGAGAAACTGTGTATATCCAGGAACCTGAAAAAGATCCTTCTCTTGATCCCTGGAAAGAGTTGATCCGGAAAAACCACATCAGATACATCCTGTCATTTCCCATTTCCTATTCTGGCGTGGGATTCGGGGCATTGACCATTTACGGCGGGGTTAAGACCGAATTTACGCCTCAGGAGGTAGAGCACCTGGAGAGGGTCGCCAGAAACATGGGCTATGGGATATGGTTTCTGAGGAGTCGGCAAAAAAGGAAACTGGCGGAAAGACAACTGCAAAAGGCAAATTCTGCCAAAGACAGGTTTTTGGAGGCCATGAGCCATGAACTGCGCACTCCTCTCAATGGGATAATGAGTGTCCTGCAGACCATGCTGGAAGCAAGGCTTAATGACCCGGAAAAGGAACTTGTCAGCATCGCCCTTGACTCGTCCAGACAGCTTTTGATGTCCATAAACAAGATCCTTGAACTTTCAGGTTTACAAAAGGGAATGTACAAGGTTCATTCCCAACCTTTTGACCTTGAAGTTGAAATGAATAAGATCAAGGATGTTTTTGACCCCATGGCCAGGAACAAAGGTCTTGACCTGGATTTTGAAGTTGCCTCAGATATTCCTGCTAAGCTCAGTGGCGACATGGGCATTGTCAGGCAGATACTCTGGAATCTTCTTGAAAACGCCATCAAGTTCACACCGGATGGGAAGGTCCTGTTCAGGGTAAGCAGCTTGCCCCGGCAGGGTGACGATGATCAGAGGATGAATGCCGTAAGGATTCTGTTTGAAGTCAAAGACAGTGGGCCTGGTATTCCCCTGGACAAAAAGGATGATATTTTTGAGCCATTTGTAAAAAGCGATGATGTCCAGTTCAAGCGCCAGCTTGGTTCTGGCATAGGTCTTAGCGTTTGCAGGCAACTGGCCCAGACCCTGGGAGCTGAACTCGGGGTTGAATCCAGGCCGGGCCAGGGAAGCCGGTTTTTTCTGGGTGTTGATTTTGCTGTCTCAGAGCCACTTTTCAAGCAGGCCAAACACAGGCTTGAATGCAGGTCTGAACCCGGGCCCAAGCCCATAATGGTGGTGGAAGACGAAAAAATTAATCGCATGCTCATAGAAAGGATGCTCAAAAGCAGAGGTTTTGACGTGCTGACTGCCACGGACGGACAGGAGGCTCTGGAACTTATGAACAGCAATCCTGATATTTCCCTGGTCCTTATGGACATCATGGTTCCTAAACATGATGGCTTTGAATTGACTGCCATGATCAGGCAAGGCAGATTCTCAGGGCTCAGGGATGTGCCCATAATCGCAGTGACTGCACTGGCCGACCATGACAGTCGACAAAAATGTTTTGAGGCCGGAATGAACGCCTATCTTTCCAAGCCAATTGAAAACACGGAGCTTATGGG